The following are from one region of the Littorina saxatilis isolate snail1 linkage group LG2, US_GU_Lsax_2.0, whole genome shotgun sequence genome:
- the LOC138959504 gene encoding uncharacterized protein isoform X2 → MSRRMGAEESRNGNYGLMGASAVVHNMKRQVQHARPWSLLHQCSLDQWKSGHAGAAGFVETTMTCTGMVNKECNPTFCISRQGIINVNKSGPVFSFRRKSKFTKMAEHFEYNHIPAHLSSIQNFHVKSVLCYRGDMVVLHLVRNLMTQFGVIDLAINKFTGIFGKKSVEFVNEALRGEISPDCNLCLIKIPSLTTNNCFDFQLFSLHTRELLTEIVPPYNHALFTFDPRFCSSRLAVTSFLQGEDNSLSLVQLPGWDVVATNSRVDDLRSSLSPHLKELQYSRDGHMIFAVMATSGCHCREKKARRFQPIDISIYVLNGDNTQTLHCIQYHRYTCALHSCPINYMPLLSVCGSRMAIVLNDLDTSIDHIQVYKLPTTGDLQNRCRIRILQTFAPEFIPKLPLPGRLISYLKFKPETT, encoded by the exons gtCGCGTAGAATGGGGGCAGAGGAGTCACGGAACGGCAACTATGGGCTGATGGGGGCCAGCGCTGTGGTGCACAACATGAAACGGCAGGTGCAGCATGCCCGTCCCTGGTCACTGCTCCACCAGTGCTCCCTTGACCAGTGGAAGTCTGGCCATGCAG GAGCGGCAGGGTTTGTGGAGACGACGATGACGTGCACGGGCATGGTGAACAAGGAGTGCAATCCCACCTTCTGCATCAGCCGCCAGGGCATCATCAACGTCAACAAGTCCGGCCCCGTCTTCTCCTTCCGTCGCAAGAGCAAGTTCACCAAGATGGCCGAGCACTTTGAGTACAACCACATCCCAGCTCACCTGTCCTCCATTCAGAACTTCCACGTCAAGAGCGTGCTGTGTTACCGCGGTGACATGGTGGTTCTGCATCTCGTCAGGAACCTCATGACCCAGTTTGGTGTCATCGACCTGGCCATCAACAAGTTCACCGGCATCTTTGGCAAGAAGTCTGTGGAGTTCGTCAACGAAGCGCTGCGAGGGGAGATCAGCCCTGACTGCAACTTGTGTCTCATCAAGATTCCCTCCCTTACCACCAACAACTGTTTTGACTTTCAGCTCTTCAGCTTGCACACTCGCGAGCTGCTGACAGAAATCGTGCCACCCTACAATCACGCTTTGTTCACCTTTGACCCGAGGTTCTGCAGTTCTCGGCTGGCAGTGACCAGCTTCCTTCAAGGGGAGGACAACTCTCTGAGCCTTGTGCAGTTGCCTGGGTGGGATGTGGTGGCCACAAACTCCAGAGTCGATGACCTTCGCTCCAGCTTGAGTCCACATTTAAAG GAGTTGCAGTACTCACGAGACGGTCACATGATCTTCGCCGTCATGGCGACAAGCGGGTGCCACTGCAGGGAGAAGAAGGCTCGCAGGTTCCAGCCCATCGACATCAGCATCTACGTCCTGAATGGCGACAACACCCAGACGCTGCACTGCATCCAGTACCACCGCTACACCTGCGCCCTGCACTCCTGTCCCATCAACTACATGCCGCTGCTGTCTGTCTGCGGCAGTCGCATGGCCATCGTCCTGAATGACCTTGACACCAGCATCGACCACATCCAGGTCTACAAGCTGCCCACTACTGGCGATCTCCAGAACCGGTGTCGGATTCGCATCCTGCAGACTTTTGCCCCTGAGTTCATTCCCAAGCTGCCGCTTCCGGGGCGGCTGATCAGTTACCTCAAGTTCAAGCCAGAGACTACATGA
- the LOC138959504 gene encoding uncharacterized protein isoform X1: MPRSRRMGAEESRNGNYGLMGASAVVHNMKRQVQHARPWSLLHQCSLDQWKSGHAGAAGFVETTMTCTGMVNKECNPTFCISRQGIINVNKSGPVFSFRRKSKFTKMAEHFEYNHIPAHLSSIQNFHVKSVLCYRGDMVVLHLVRNLMTQFGVIDLAINKFTGIFGKKSVEFVNEALRGEISPDCNLCLIKIPSLTTNNCFDFQLFSLHTRELLTEIVPPYNHALFTFDPRFCSSRLAVTSFLQGEDNSLSLVQLPGWDVVATNSRVDDLRSSLSPHLKELQYSRDGHMIFAVMATSGCHCREKKARRFQPIDISIYVLNGDNTQTLHCIQYHRYTCALHSCPINYMPLLSVCGSRMAIVLNDLDTSIDHIQVYKLPTTGDLQNRCRIRILQTFAPEFIPKLPLPGRLISYLKFKPETT; the protein is encoded by the exons ATGCCAAG gtCGCGTAGAATGGGGGCAGAGGAGTCACGGAACGGCAACTATGGGCTGATGGGGGCCAGCGCTGTGGTGCACAACATGAAACGGCAGGTGCAGCATGCCCGTCCCTGGTCACTGCTCCACCAGTGCTCCCTTGACCAGTGGAAGTCTGGCCATGCAG GAGCGGCAGGGTTTGTGGAGACGACGATGACGTGCACGGGCATGGTGAACAAGGAGTGCAATCCCACCTTCTGCATCAGCCGCCAGGGCATCATCAACGTCAACAAGTCCGGCCCCGTCTTCTCCTTCCGTCGCAAGAGCAAGTTCACCAAGATGGCCGAGCACTTTGAGTACAACCACATCCCAGCTCACCTGTCCTCCATTCAGAACTTCCACGTCAAGAGCGTGCTGTGTTACCGCGGTGACATGGTGGTTCTGCATCTCGTCAGGAACCTCATGACCCAGTTTGGTGTCATCGACCTGGCCATCAACAAGTTCACCGGCATCTTTGGCAAGAAGTCTGTGGAGTTCGTCAACGAAGCGCTGCGAGGGGAGATCAGCCCTGACTGCAACTTGTGTCTCATCAAGATTCCCTCCCTTACCACCAACAACTGTTTTGACTTTCAGCTCTTCAGCTTGCACACTCGCGAGCTGCTGACAGAAATCGTGCCACCCTACAATCACGCTTTGTTCACCTTTGACCCGAGGTTCTGCAGTTCTCGGCTGGCAGTGACCAGCTTCCTTCAAGGGGAGGACAACTCTCTGAGCCTTGTGCAGTTGCCTGGGTGGGATGTGGTGGCCACAAACTCCAGAGTCGATGACCTTCGCTCCAGCTTGAGTCCACATTTAAAG GAGTTGCAGTACTCACGAGACGGTCACATGATCTTCGCCGTCATGGCGACAAGCGGGTGCCACTGCAGGGAGAAGAAGGCTCGCAGGTTCCAGCCCATCGACATCAGCATCTACGTCCTGAATGGCGACAACACCCAGACGCTGCACTGCATCCAGTACCACCGCTACACCTGCGCCCTGCACTCCTGTCCCATCAACTACATGCCGCTGCTGTCTGTCTGCGGCAGTCGCATGGCCATCGTCCTGAATGACCTTGACACCAGCATCGACCACATCCAGGTCTACAAGCTGCCCACTACTGGCGATCTCCAGAACCGGTGTCGGATTCGCATCCTGCAGACTTTTGCCCCTGAGTTCATTCCCAAGCTGCCGCTTCCGGGGCGGCTGATCAGTTACCTCAAGTTCAAGCCAGAGACTACATGA